ACACAACAAATAATAATCCTATAATAAGATGCAACAAATCATCGCTCATTGCAACAAAAATGTTGAAAACGTGTCACAACACCCGCAACATACAAAAAACTAATATGCATGCGAAAGATAAAACCCTACCTAGCCTGCGGCATATTGTTCATGGTACACAGCAAACGCCATACACATTTGCAGCACGCCGAAACACCATCCAGAAATATCGATTTAACGAGAGGAACGCTCATGGCGAAGAGCGACCGGACCAATCTTTCCCTCCGGATCAGTCAGCCGAATTGGGTTGTTTTTGCAAATTCTATCCCCAAACAATTCGGAAAAGGAAAATTCCCTCAATTTTTTAACTCCACACGGGAAGGCCAAACCGTGACGGACTACGTGAAAGGCACATCATACATAGCCCCGCGATCTCCCCTCGAAACCCACCCCCAGCTTTGCCACACCACCGCGCTCCGCGTCTTGCCCCGGTTCAGTTCGCCCCGAGCCCTAGCCAACCGCTCGCCGCAGAGAGGAGAGGATAGCCCCCGCCCCCGCGAGTCCGGCGAGATGGTGCTCGCGCAGCTCGGCGGGAGCCTCTCCCGCGCGCTGGCGCGGATGACGAGCGCCACGGTCGTCGACGAGAAGGTCCTCGGCGACTGCCTCAACGAGATCACCCGCGCGCTCCTGCAGGCCGACGTCCAGTTCGACATGGTCCGCGACATGCAGGCCAGCGTCAAGCGCGCCGTCGACCTCGGGGCCCTCGCCGCCGGCACCGACAAGCGCCGCGTCATCAAGAAGGTAATGTCCCTTCTCTCGCGTGATTTCGGGGAGAGGTTTTGCATGCGCGGCCATCCTGATTGAATCGCCTTCCGTGTGTGTCGTTGCTGGCTGTAGGCCGTCTTCGATGAGCTGTGCAACATGTTGGACGCCGGGAAGCCCGCCTTCGCTCCCAAGAAAGGGAAGCCGTGCGTGGTTATGTTTGTTGGTTTGCAAGGTCAGTCTACCCTGCCTGCTGCTACGTTATTCTGTCCAAATTCTGTTTTGTGGTATATATACCTGATATTCTAGCAACTGCATCCGCCCAAATGAACATATGCGGCATCTGTTATTCCTTTGGAGGACATTGTTTCACGGTTAAATTTTATGAGAACAATATTAACTTTCATCGTGACTTGATTAGTTCTGATTAAGCTGTTTACCGGCTTGTTTATATGTTCATTTAAAGGGGGGCAAGCCATGGAAACAAATTAGCATAGGCCAAGCCTTAGTCACCTTCAATGTTTTTTACTTTGTCGAGCTACTGCCATGTGATTCTCTCCAGCTGATCTTTAGGTGATTCAAGAAGCCATTTagttccccgcaaaaaaaaagaagcCATTTAATTGGAGTTGTAGTGATCAAACATTCTTATGTTGGTTTGGGGTGGATACCTGATATGTTGCAAATTTTGTTCTAAAAGAAAGATATACTATTGCAAGTTTTCTCATCTTGGATGGGTAGTCTGTAATTAGCGAGACATTTGAAGGGCTAGATTAAAGTGATAGATTGCATTCTtatcatgtactccctccgtcccaaaataagtgactcaactttgtactagctttgacggagggagtactatttggCTTCAGTGTGGGGCTTATGTTGTTTACAGTTGACTGGCTCACTGCGGTTATATATGTCTTCTGCACTTTAGCTGCATTGATTACAATATACTGTTCACAAGGCATCATCTTGTTCATGCAGGTTCTGGCAAAACTACTACTTGTATGAAATATGCTCATTATCATCAAAAGATAGGATTTAAACCAGCACTCGTTTGTGCTGATACATTCAGGGCTGGTGCTTTTGATCAGTTAAAACAGAATGCGACAAAGATCATGGTTCCTTTTTATGGAAGGTACACTAGTACCTCTTACCACTTCAACTGCTAATATTATGATTTGTTATCTCTTGTTTTTCCTAATTGTTGTGTCACTGCAGCTACATGGAATCAGATCCAGTAAAAATTGCTGTTGAGGGTGTGGAGAGGTTTAGAAAAGAAAATTGCGATCTCATAATTGTAGATACAAGTGGAAGGCACAAACAAGAAGCATCCCTCTTTGAAGAAATGCGCCAAGTTTCAGAAGCAACGGTAATACACTCAGGACTCTTACTTTCAGTTATAACCTGATTACCTGAACCAAATGAAAAAAATCTCACCTGCATTGTGACGATACCATGCAGAAACCAGACCTGGTAATATTTGTGATGGACAGTAGCATTGGTCAGGCTGCCTTTGCTCAGGCCCAAGCATTCAGGCAAAGTGTTCCGGTTGGTGCTGTAATTGTTACAAAAATGGACGGTCATGCGAAAGGAGGTGGCGCACTTAGCGCGTTAGTATTCACTTCCCTTTTCTTACACTACCCTCTTGGTGCTATTTCCTCTTTCCTAGTTTATGAATTGAGTAACAACATTAACATTTCAGAACCTGAGAGCAATGTAGCATACATAACATCATTAACATTTCAGAATAGTACACCTAACGTTCTTGTTTCTCTTCAGTGTCGCAGCAACGAAAAGTCCAGTGATATTTATTGGAACTGGAGAACACAAAGACGAGCTAGAAGATTTTGATGTGAGACCATTTGTTGGTCGCCTATTAGGTCAGTGTAAATATTAGGTGTGGCGTCTACCTGTGTACTCCCTTTAGCTGACCTCCTTACATTGTGCAATTGGCAGGTATGGGAGATTTGCCGGGCTTGCTGAACAAGGCTCGTCAAGTTGTACCCACTGATCAACAACCTGACCTTATGAAGAGACTGATGGAAGGAAACTTTACTCTGAGACTTATGTACGAGCAATTCCAGAACCTTGGTAAAATTGGCTCTATTGGCCAGGTAAGCTTGCTTTAGTCTTTCAGTTTTCTTGGATATATGGTGAAATGTAATACTGTAGTAAATCAAGGGCTCGATTGCTGTTTGATATAGCAAACAACGTATCAAATGTGGATTATTTTTATCTTTGTGGATCTTCTCCATGTTGCCTGGATTTAGTTCTGAATTGATGCCACAAGGACATGAGAAGCAGGGTGAGGCTAAGATAAAGCGGTATATGACGATGATGGATTCCATGACAGACGCAGGTAAGATGGGTTGGTGAGTCAACCCATGCGTGCGTACATTAGTAAAACTAACACCCTAGCGGTCTATTGAGCTTACGTCCAAATATCATTGTAGAGCTTGACAGCGCAGATCCAAAGCTGATGAAGGAATCGCGGATCGTTCGGATTGCTCGGGGATCTGGCCGACCTGTCAAGGATGTCTTGGACATGCTGGAAGAATACAAACGGCTTGCCAAGATGTGGAGCAATGTAATAAAACGGCTGAGGAAATCAAACAAAGGAAACACGAATGCTCAGCAGATCAGCAAGTCCCTCCCTCCAGAGCTACTGACTCAGATAGGCGGCATTGGTGGATTACGGTCTCTGCTGAATCAGACGGTCTCAAAAGAAATGGGCGGTGGTGATAGGTAACTTGAACGGATTAAGTAGGTTGCAACCGGCAATCTTCGAGACTCTATGCAGAGTTTTGAACTAGAGGATACACATGTGCCAAATTGTAAATTGGTTTGTTCACGGTAACACTGTAGCCCCCGATGGTTCTTATATAAAGTTGTTGAATGAATTGTCTGTTGGTAAAGGCAAATCGGGAGATATTTTCCCAGATTGATCCACTTAAAAAAGATTTTGTGCTAAACTTAAAGCACTTGAATTACCTAGTTTTGTTTTTTCTATACCTGGACTACATATGTAATTTTTCTACCCATTGATTGATACTAGAAATAACTGCACAGAAAAATGGGATACTCACATTCAAACTTCTGCAACAAGCTCTCGAAATCATTTTTGGTCATCCCAAAGTTTCCAGTAAAGAACAATCCCACATTATCTGCAGTTCAGTATAGAACTAAACAAAATTAAGCTAAAGGAATATAAAAATAGACTATTATGTAAGTGCAATGGTAGGCTATCTCTACAAGATTTCATCAGTAAGCTTGAAAAAACATCATTTTTTTATTCGGAGCTAAATATCAATTTATCTACATACATTCAAGTTGGACGATTCTGCAGTCAAATGTTAGTTGATTCAAGTTGTGGAATATATACTTTCTGCACATGTTTTGCAGTCCGTGTCAATGTATAAGCTTTGTCCAATACTATAACTTATAATTTTTCTCAGCAGAGACAAACATGAAAAATGATACCAATAAATATGACCAAAACATGAAGAGCCTAATTCATGGAAATTGAACAGACCATCTACATGAAGCAGTGTTTTGTAACCATCTTTTGGATCTCTGTTAAGTAGGCATGAGAAGGAAGATGTGAAACAGTACACGAGCACCTGGGAGTTTGATAGCATCACTTTTAATATTTTAACGAAGGCTACAGAATTTTGAATCTCagttgtcggggatataccccgcggcgtaaaccggtcggaagtataacccggccggacttggcggtttacttgagacccggctggcacttggcgattcactggcgacccgccctgacctagcggtttacaagcaacctgccTGGACATTATAActcactggtaacccggcgggcgggacagatggatgacaaggcccaaggcccagagggCCGGTTTATattaatggtgggccggtttaagaggaaaggcgtgaagaatattaccttacaaggagttaaagACCCGGACTtctatccggtttgtattagaaggcAGACTAGttctaatcctaataggactccacatgtaacccgcctctctaacttatataaggagggacagggctccccaaagagggagaggcaagaagaaacaatctctagggctagacacaagagccggtttaccggcgactccctcttgatgataatgagacctagccacaaacagcatgtagggttattaccggatgatgtttcccggggcccgaagctgtctaaatccttgtcttgtgttgcgtctctcgattccgctcaacccctctcaagctactacatagatgcgttggcctcgcgactaagtcctgacactaaggacatctgccgtgacaattgcacgacagttggcgcccaccgtggggcctgcgcacggtggtgttgagttcttgaagggatctctcCCAAGGATCGAGAAATTCACAATTTTTTGGATAAGAAAGATTCAGCTCCGGAGGATCTGCATCAACTTTGAGTTCATCGTCTCAGATTTTACAATCCGTGAGGTTCAAGTCAAAGAGGAGAAATTAGGGTTACCTCTGTGTGCACCGTCACACGCGACGGGGCGATCCATCATGGCCGGATCACTTTCGGCGAGTTGACGCCGCCGCGTACAGAGTCGCCGAGACCGTCAAGTTGTCTGAAACCTTTTTCTGATTAGACACGGTTTAAATTTCCGAAGACATCAACCGGAACTATGACTGCTACTCCCCAGCGCAGAAACCAAAAGCGACAACGGCGGAAGCTATTCCATCACATCAAACATCAAGCTCAATGGTGTACCTTCGACTAGTACATCACCTGAAGTCAAAATCAGCTTTTTCTTTTGTCAAACTCTGATTGCTACATGCATGCAAGGAATCTCCCAGGGGGTTAATTCAAGAATTAAAGAAGGAAAAGCTATTACGTGGGCTTAGCACGTGATTACCAAGGGAAAAGAGAGATTGATCAGAGGCAAGCTATCAGCGTGCAAATCCTGCAGGCCTTGGTCAATACGGATCCAGTAAAAAAAAGGGCCACAATCCGGACTCCTACGCCGCCGCCGTTGTGGAAACACCATGAGTCCGCCACACTGCACCTGATTCAGGGCCGCCCCGCCTCGTTGCTCGCATCCAGGCTGCCGAGGCCACGCCTGAGCTGTCGTGGCCACGCCTGAACCGGCATGATTGCGGCCTGTTCCGCTCCACTCCGGCCGGCTCTTGCGCCGTCTCCACATCGCCATGGGCCGCCACCGTTCTCAGGCGCTAAGTCGCCGGGCGCCGTTGTTGCGGCCGCAGACGCCGCGGTGCTGCTTCAAGTTGTTTTCCCAAGTGCTTTGCCATCTACTCCAAGTGTTAAGCGATGAATTTTTAGATACCTTTGGCTGCGATTTTTTGCACATTGATGGCAACAGAATACTCCTACCACGAAATATTACTTGAAGGCCTGTATTTGATCACGTGAGCTCTCAAAAATCAATTAGTGATGAGCCGATTCTCAGTTTTGGGCTAGCCCCGCTCGTCCCGGCCTCTCGCCGTTCGCCTCCAGGTTGAGTCGCCACGCTCGCCGCAGCCGTTCCGCCTCTGAGCCGCCCAGCGCTGGGGCGCTTCCACTTCACCTCGACCACCCGCCTCGACCGTCAGCTGCTGCATCCGCCGGCAGCACCGCCACGGGTTGCCTCTGCTCACTCCGAGCCACCCCCGCGCTCGGCCTCCCGTGCCCTGAGCTGCCTCAAAGCTGCTGGCAGGCGATAAACCGCCCCTGTTGCATCCACGGGGGCACACTGAGCCGGCCTGGTGATTCGCTCCTTCGCGACCGTTCGAGCCGCTGCAGCTGAGACCCGCCTTGGTTCATCAAGCCGCCCCGTCGCCGCGGATTTGCTCCGCCTCCTGCGTTTTATCGACCTGCCGCGGTCCTCCGCCGCTTCAAGCCTGTCATCACTTGCCTGTGCCTATGAGCCGCTGTTGGAGAGCCGTCCGGTAAACCGCCACCGCGCAACTCCACTCTGAGTCACTGGCCTTGGTGTTAAGTCGCCGTGCGTGGCTGTGCTGAGTCGCCTCGCGGAGAACCGCTGTTGGAGAGCTGTCCGGTGAGCCGCCATCGCTAAATCATCGTCTACATGGCCTTGTTCGGAACCACCCCGCTTCGTCTTTGTTGTTGTGGTTACGGCCAGTCGCCGAGCCGCCCGGTGCAAAAGTCGTCGGGGCCCTCCGAGCCGTCCCCACTGCTGACCTACGCCATGGCCACTTCAAGCCGTTGCACCGGGCCTCCGTGTTAAGCCGTCCTCGCCGGAGCGGCCTTTGCCTCTGCCATGCGTGGCTGCGGCCTTCGTGAGCCGCCGGGTCACCGTCCTCCGCGGTGCTCCTCTGTCAACCCGCTTCATCAAGACGGCCTTGCCTCCGCTGAGTCGGTGTACCGCGCCAAGGAGTCGCCGCGCTGTCGCCTCTGCCTCAACCTACTTCTGTCGTGTGTCGCTGCCGCGCCGGGTCGCCGCTCTGGTTTGAGGCCGAGCTACTGACATCTATACGGTGTTGCAAGTTACCGAGGATTAGACATCAACTATGGAGTGGTTTGGTCATCTGGTACTAATTGAGCGAAGTAACTCCAGTTACAGAGTTGTACTCTTTGAATACTGTTTACGTAAAAGCCAAACTGACAAGGACACCAAAGGTTCAATGCGTTGTTCAAGGGGCCAAAAACCACTCAAAACTCAATGGATGAGTGGTTGTTTGTACGTGAAGGCCACCGCCTGGTCAAATTGCTGTACAGTCACTTCATCCGAAAAATATATCAGGTGACATCTCTCTAAAGTATATTTTATTAGCACGTATTatttttatcaaagaacaattactttgaTCTGTGTATTTTTATATACAGGACCATCATTCACTACAAATATGGTTTATACCATGGGTATGAAGCACGGGCTGACAATATTCCGCCCGGCGATAGTCCGTAACATATTACCCGACGAATGGACGCGCACAACCCGCCGCCCGTACGGCCCGGTCTACATCATCTAGCCGGGACTGCGCCTGTGATTGACTCGCGCGTCCGCACCAGCTTACAATgccacggacgactcgcccgtccgctctcgcggccggttcatgcatccgcgccggcttacaacaaggaggacaactTGCTTGTCCGCTCCGGCGTACAACGTCGTGGCCGACTCATCTATGTTGCCTCTGATGCTGCGGTCGTTTTTACCGTTCGTCTCTcacggcctggtctacatcaacacaccgggtcgcacctgtctgcatgagctgtttattgggTATGAGCAaatcacagcttgggtagcccggttttctttcaacaaaatggaggcaaattatcatatactatcaaccgccgtctgcactgggtggttcaaatgggcaggcgcacgggtcgccgccactacagtttggttaacttcaatcaccagttggaaggaactattggccgagttgctgacacggctcatacgggatcatttataacccgccgcagtcacctcaactttctgtggattcacatcatgctatcaacaccaatgatatacaagttatgccggtttatatcacggtcaaatatggagagtttcaagccaactcctcgagtcaccttgagactcgggggctacgataaTATGACTCGGCAAATGTTGCCGGTTTTCAGTGAAGtcaagaaccccaggacgttggagggaaagataacccggtcccggaggctactaccatcttgatgaaaatttaaaggccgtcagaaaatacccggttcaaaatgaagaatgccggtttacaatccggttcaaggaaAATCTGTTCTCCTACAAAgcttgaagctctcaaatccggtttaagaatttctggttcaaaaaggaattaacttctcgcaagttcgagtttaaaggccgtcagaaaattttcggctgaaaatgaagattccggtttaaaatccggttcaagggaaagatgcctcccacaaagctttgaagctctcaatatccggttcaacatcccggttcaagaagaatttatctcttgcaaaaagttaaaggttgccgaagaggacctgctgccatgatgcgcggttcaaacatgggtatcctgccttattggcttatcatattatttatcatgtgtggttacatggaacttctgtttataaagcggcgtccggtttaccccttgattcagcttatcaaagctttatacaacatcacctgggggcttggtcatatccgaaccatagctacacctcttgatcggcgcaatgccacaacatcacttgggggcttggtcgtatccgaaccatagtcacacctcttgatcggctcaaagccaaatcaatccggtgccaaagagagtgttgcaaaacaacaactcaaacataggcacccgccgagcacagctcaaaatgttacttggggattctttgctgtcgaaatgaacaaagaatctacacttgtaataggctatcaagccatggcttggaagcctggtgtatacacctaaaaccccgggttagcctgcctatttaagtaagtcactccgcccaggtaaacctggtatgacccttcgaactttgacgAGTTACTCTaaataaagaccctgaacttgtcaagttaaaacgatgattggttaaggattgagtaccatcttaaaaggctttgtgaaatggtttaactcagtggcctggcagcccatgaaaagcctcgaatttggggcctggcagcccgtgaaaagcctcgactacaagttttcatttgctttttgCCAAATTTTTCTCTTAAGACTTATGATGTTTTTGATAAACCGGCGTTCATTAaacccggcttgactttcaactacaagttgtcagtatatgatCAGTTATAATTCGGCGattattaacccggtctggtttcaactacaagtcgccagtgttatatatggatccggtgtttattacaacccggtacggttttatcGTAAACCGGTATAATTTTTCTCGGCAAAGACAAACATGAAAAATGATACCAATAAATATGGCCAAAACATGAAGAGCCTAATTCATGGAAATTGAACAGACCATCTACATGAAGCAGTGTTTTGTAACCATCTTTTGGATCTCTGTTAAGTAGGCATGAGAAGGAAGATGTGAAACAGTACACGAGCACCTGGGAGTTTGATAGCATCACTTTTAATATTTTAACGAAGGCTACAGAATTTTGAATCTCAGTTAAACTTGTCTTCTACATGACTCCCCCCATAGACTGACAATGTCGCGGTTAATGGTTTAATTTGTGAAAAGGTAGTACAGATAAGAAAATCTTATTTTCCCTACACGTTTTCATCAGCACTGACATTCATTTCTTCTCTGTATGGGTGATAgaaaaaaaaaaatccaaattcCCTCTGTGCGAAATCTAAAATCTAAAAGAGTGAAACATGTTCCTCTTGCAATCAACATCATTGGATGCTTTGCAGGATATCATGAATCAACACACAACATGTGTAGAAAAGGAAGAAGCATCAGTTTTTATATTTTAACCAAGGCCACAGAATATTGAAATCACAGTTAAAACTTGTCTTCTCCGTGACTCCCTCCATAGACTGACAATGTCGAGGTTAATGGTTTAATTTGTGAAAAAAAGCAGTACAGATAAAAAATCTCGATTTTTCCTAGACCTTTTCACTAGAAAGGGGGGAAAACAGAAAGGACAGGAGACCATGAGCCTCTCCTTCTCACCACAGTACCAATGCTCACCAGAACCCAAGCTTTGGTGGCGGCGTGGTGCCATGGCTGTGAGTCTGTAACTTAGGAAGGCCAGGTACTAATGAGTAGGAAGGAGGGACCACAAGATCACAAGGGAAAGAAAAGAGATTAGCAAGGCCGCTCAAGTTCCGGGACGGCCAACTCCACGGCAATTCATTGGTAGTGGTGGCAAGAAGCAGCAGGCAGTGTGTGGTCGAGGTGAAGGACTGTGAGCAGCAAGAGGCACACAAAAGGGGTGCTGTAACGCCATATCGCCGTAGGAGCGCGCACCAAGACTGAGACCGTCACCACCTTCTGTCCACGTCGATGCCGGCGAGGATAAATTACACGGAGCTAGGCAACCAAAATTGATCCCCAACCAACAAGGTAGAACCTTGTATTTGAGGGCAGCACGAATAGGTTGTGTTTACTTGTGTATTGTTCTGCTGCATGATAAGGAAGCACCAGCAGCAAGAGCACAGTAATTCATCATAAACTATCATGATCCATTGCATAAATGTTACTTCAGAGATAAGTATAGTGAGGGCATGGTGAGAAATAGCATGAAGAAGATTAACCTGAACTCGCTTAAATATGTAAATCAGCAATGCTATAGTTAAAAATTACATTGACCTGCCTGCAACTACAAATGGTTCCCGCAAAAAAAACTACAAATGGTTGATTGCATCATTCATTGATGATTGTGGTTGTGGATACTGAAATCTCCAATTTCATATTCATCATATGATCTTTAAGGAGCAAATTGCACTGCATCTGTTCTCAGATTTTTCACCTTCTCTTCTCAAGGCATTACATAGAAGTAAATTACAGGCCAAAGACAATATCATATTATCATGTGTTTTTTCTTTCAGTTCAACTGACTGATCAAAGAAATATATAACCATGTAATTTCTAAACTGTTATAGCAGTAGGCTAAAGTCAAGAATAGCCAAGTTGCATCTCATGTCAGCCACGATCATGTAGTATCTTGTTCTTGTCAACATGCATGAGGATAAAATTAGACAATTAGTTAATCTTGTTATGCAAATTAGGGAGTGATTCACAACATGGTTAAATACAAGGTGTACTCGTCATGATATTGATTTGTAGACTACAGAAGCATCTATAGGGAATCATTTCAACAAAGATCACTACGTGCTAGCACATGTACCTTTGTGCTGATTTAACAGGTTCACATGCACCCTATCTCTGAAAATATTAACATGTCCTGAAACTTAAAGCCTGTGTGGTATTGCTCTGTTATGTCTATTATTACATGCTTCTCATGAACAAAGAGATAAATGGAGTAATTATATTGCTAGGAGGACCAGGGAAACTTGTACATGAGGCTTCAGTCAGATAAACTGCACTTTAGGATCCAAATTTTGATTACAGTTCACCATTATATCCAGAAAAGGACATGTACTTCAGTACCACGTTCCCTCCTAGGAGGATTGTAACCGAGACTCCCTTCCTTTCCAAAGCAATGAAATGCAAGCCCTTCTTGCGTTGTCCCGAAAAGATTGAACTTCATGATTAATTTCAGAATACTGTTGTAGCCTATATTCAAGTACCAGCAGAACTTGATCTCCAGGAACCATCAAGCTAAGCTGATGTTGAAATTGGTTATTTCACCTCTGTTTTAGTATGCCAGTTACACATGCATAAAACCTAAACTAATTTGTGCAGGATAGAGTTTTGATGGAACAATTTTTGACAATTCCAGATGATGATCATGTGACCTCACTATGCTGGTTCACATTTAGTCCTTGTACACGTATCAAATAATCGCAACTGTCGTAGGACCCAGTTAAGCACTTAAAAACCAAGATAAACTGGATGGTTCAGGGTGAGTTCAAGGCATAATAGATTTTAAATAAAAAGAGCCCCCACCACGAACCCGTTAGCAACATTGATCTGTTGGTTTGTTGTAAAAGAAAAAGCAATTGTTGATTACACTCATAGTGTATGCAGGTAAGTTGATGAACTGTACCTCCATATTTGTGCAAATTAATTTTAGCCAATGCAGACATGACTACTAGCTGCTTCTTTATTGAGACCCTTGTCCATTATAACCTTCCTTGACTCATCCGATATAGACCATTGTCCAGCAGCTGAGTGAAAATTTGAGATTAACACAAGATTTCGAGGATTCTGTGGATCAACCTCCAGAATATGCTCAGCTACCATGTTTCCTCTTGCCACATCCATGTTAGCCATACATGCACTCAGCATAGCCACAGAGATAGCACCATGGAGCTCACTTATGTTCGAACGTAAACAACAGTAGAGATGCCATGCCTCATCAATCAGTCCTGCCCGGCCTAACATGTCGATAAAACATGCGTAGTGCTCTGGTCCTGGATCAATTGCATACTTTCTTTTCATCAAATGTAACTTGGCCCGGCCTTCATCCACAAGACCAGAGTGTCCACAAGCTGAGAGAACAGCAAGAAATGTAATGGCATTAGGCAAGACAATGGGTACAGCTTTCTCCATCCTCTCAAACAAATCCAAAGCCTCTTTGCCATGCCCGCGGCGACTATAACCATCAATCATACTGGACCAGGAAACAACGTTTCTGCAAGTCATCCGATCAAACACCACTCGTGCAGCTGTTGTCCGCCCACACTTTGTATACATGTCAATAAGTGCATTGCATAGGACAGTCTCAGAATCAAACCCGCATCGGAGAACCTTGCAATGCACTTGAAGACCATATTCAAGATTTGATGTGGCTGAGCAAGCTGTGAGAGCGCATGTCAGTGTGATTCCATTGAGTTCAATACCCCCCAGCATCAAGAAAGCCTCCTGGAATTGGCCATTCTCCACGCATCCTGAAAGAACAGAGTTGCACAGCGCCACGTCCTTGGGGCAGTCCGTGTGGATAAACAGCCTCTTCGCCTCCTCGACACAGCCGCAGCTCATGTAGAGATCAACAAGAGCTGTAGTCATAATGACATCACCGTGGCACGCAAGAACTATCCGCGCGTGCACTTGGCGGCCGGGGCGCACGGCACGGGAG
The Aegilops tauschii subsp. strangulata cultivar AL8/78 chromosome 3, Aet v6.0, whole genome shotgun sequence genome window above contains:
- the LOC109740905 gene encoding pentatricopeptide repeat-containing protein At5g66500, mitochondrial-like, which produces MARAAPPLSALLRRLSSHPSHSPAFHAALLKSSSLSSPIPATALLTAYAKAGLPGAASRLFDEMPVRDAVAWNALLACHVRHARCGAVAEVFRGMAAAGFAPTAATLCTMLKACASSRAVRPGRQVHARIVLACHGDVIMTTALVDLYMSCGCVEEAKRLFIHTDCPKDVALCNSVLSGCVENGQFQEAFLMLGGIELNGITLTCALTACSATSNLEYGLQVHCKVLRCGFDSETVLCNALIDMYTKCGRTTAARVVFDRMTCRNVVSWSSMIDGYSRRGHGKEALDLFERMEKAVPIVLPNAITFLAVLSACGHSGLVDEGRAKLHLMKRKYAIDPGPEHYACFIDMLGRAGLIDEAWHLYCCLRSNISELHGAISVAMLSACMANMDVARGNMVAEHILEVDPQNPRNLVLISNFHSAAGQWSISDESRKVIMDKGLNKEAASSHVCIG
- the LOC109740907 gene encoding signal recognition particle subunit SRP54 2-like isoform X2, whose protein sequence is MVLAQLGGSLSRALARMTSATVVDEKVLGDCLNEITRALLQADVQFDMVRDMQASVKRAVDLGALAAGTDKRRVIKKAVFDELCNMLDAGKPAFAPKKGKPCVVMFVGLQGSGKTTTCMKYAHYHQKIGFKPALVCADTFRAGAFDQLKQNATKIMVPFYGSYMESDPVKIAVEGVERFRKENCDLIIVDTSGRHKQEASLFEEMRQVSEATKPDLVIFVMDSSIGQAAFAQAQAFRQSVPVGAVIVTKMDGHAKGGGALSAVAATKSPVIFIGTGEHKDELEDFDVRPFVGRLLGMGDLPGLLNKARQVVPTDQQPDLMKRLMEGNFTLRLMYEQFQCGLFLSLWIFSMLPGFSSELMPQGHEKQGEAKIKRYMTMMDSMTDAELDSADPKLMKESRIVRIARGSGRPVKDVLDMLEEYKRLAKMWSNVIKRLRKSNKGNTNAQQISKSLPPELLTQIGGIGGLRSLLNQTVSKEMGGGDR
- the LOC109740907 gene encoding signal recognition particle subunit SRP54 2-like isoform X1; the protein is MVLAQLGGSLSRALARMTSATVVDEKVLGDCLNEITRALLQADVQFDMVRDMQASVKRAVDLGALAAGTDKRRVIKKAVFDELCNMLDAGKPAFAPKKGKPCVVMFVGLQGSGKTTTCMKYAHYHQKIGFKPALVCADTFRAGAFDQLKQNATKIMVPFYGSYMESDPVKIAVEGVERFRKENCDLIIVDTSGRHKQEASLFEEMRQVSEATKPDLVIFVMDSSIGQAAFAQAQAFRQSVPVGAVIVTKMDGHAKGGGALSAVAATKSPVIFIGTGEHKDELEDFDVRPFVGRLLGMGDLPGLLNKARQVVPTDQQPDLMKRLMEGNFTLRLMYEQFQNLGKIGSIGQVFSMLPGFSSELMPQGHEKQGEAKIKRYMTMMDSMTDAELDSADPKLMKESRIVRIARGSGRPVKDVLDMLEEYKRLAKMWSNVIKRLRKSNKGNTNAQQISKSLPPELLTQIGGIGGLRSLLNQTVSKEMGGGDR
- the LOC109740907 gene encoding signal recognition particle subunit SRP54 2-like isoform X3; the protein is MVLAQLGGSLSRALARMTSATVVDEKVLGDCLNEITRALLQADVQFDMVRDMQASVKRAVDLGALAAGTDKRRVIKKAVFDELCNMLDAGKPAFAPKKGKPCVVMFVGLQGSGKTTTCMKYAHYHQKIGFKPALVCADTFRAGAFDQLKQNATKIMVPFYGSYMESDPVKIAVEGVERFRKENCDLIIVDTSGRHKQEASLFEEMRQVSEATKPDLVIFVMDSSIGQAAFAQAQAFRQSVPVGAVIVTKMDGHAKGGGALSAVAATKSPVIFIGTGEHKDELEDFDVRPFVGRLLGMGDLPGLLNKARQVVPTDQQPDLMKRLMEGNFTLRLMYEQFQNLGKIGSIGQVFSMLPGFSSELMPQGHEKQGEAKIKRYMTMMDSMTDAELDSADPKLMKESRIVRIARGSGRPVKDVLDMLEQIGGIGGLRSLLNQTVSKEMGGGDR